One window of Pyrus communis chromosome 12, drPyrComm1.1, whole genome shotgun sequence genomic DNA carries:
- the LOC137711120 gene encoding protein transport protein Sec61 subunit gamma codes for MDAIDSVVDPLREFSKDSIRLVKRCHKPDRKEFSKVALRTAIGFVVMGFVGFFVKLIFIPINNIIVGSV; via the exons ATGGACGCCATCGACTCAGTGGTGGATCCGCTCCGAGAGTTCTCCAAGGACAGCATTCGCCTCGTCAAGCGCTGCCACAAGCCCGATCGCAAAG AATTCTCCAAGGTCGCGCTCCGGACAGCGATCGGGTTCGTCGTGATGGGTTTCGTCGGGTTCTTCGTGAAGCTGATCTTCATCCCCATCAACAACATCATCGTCGGATCTGTTTAG